The Pochonia chlamydosporia 170 chromosome 1, whole genome shotgun sequence genome window below encodes:
- a CDS encoding flavin reductase domain-containing protein fmn-binding protein (similar to Eutypa lata UCREL1 XP_007792705.1): MTHSIISPAILYFGTPVLLITSENEDTSHNICAISSVFWLGHRCILGFGAASKTPQNILRTKQCVVNLPDETMTRPVNALSTTTGTERPSSSKLARGYRFVKDKWTCAGLTPQPADFVRPPRIRECPVQMECELAGTHDMMEDVPDRKGVLVALELQVVRVHVVDGIRMKGYANRIDPDLWRPLIMSFQELYGLSGRAGESQLGRIDEELYRRATRSDVVKRLGDGDMAMAEEREGRVNGVNGTNGTVANGC, encoded by the coding sequence ATGACACACTCCATCATCTCACCCGCCATCCTCTACTTCGGCACGCccgtcctcctcatcacgTCCGAAAACGAAGACACATCACACAACATCTGCGCCATCTCCTCCGTCTTCTGGCTCGGCCACCGCTGCATCCTGGGCTTCGGCGCAGCCAGCAAAACCCCCCAGAACATCCTACGCACGAAACAATGCGTCGTAAACCTCCCAGATGAAACCATGACACGCCCCGTAAACGCCCTATCTACCACCACGGGGACGGAGCGCCCGTCCTCGAGCAAACTCGCCCGCGGCTACCGCTTCGTCAAGGACAAGTGGACGTGTGCGGGCCTCACGCCCCAGCCGGCGGATTTTGTGCGTCCCCCCAGGATAAGGGAGTGTCCTGTGCAGATGGAGTGCGAGCTTGCGGGCACGCATGATATGATGGAGGATGTGCCGGATCGGAAGGGCGtgcttgttgctttggaGTTGCAGGTGGTGAGGGTGCATGTCGTGGATGGGATTAGGATGAAGGGGTATGCGAATAGGATTGATCCTGATTTGTGGAGGCCGCTCATCATGTCTTTTCAGGAGTTGTATGGGCTTTCGGGGAGGGCGGGGGAGAGCCAGTTGGGGAGGATTGATGAGGAGTTGTATAGGAGGGCTACGAGGAGTGATGTTGTGAAACGGCTGGGGGATGGGgacatggcgatggctgaGGAGAGAGAGGGTAGGGTGAATGGAGTGAATGGAACGAATGGGACAGTTGCAAACGGTTGTTAG